In one window of Eleutherodactylus coqui strain aEleCoq1 chromosome 10, aEleCoq1.hap1, whole genome shotgun sequence DNA:
- the PPP1R11 gene encoding E3 ubiquitin-protein ligase PPP1R11, giving the protein MAESSGTAVGGGAASSTVTTENEAQPEPRSLTIKLRKRKPDKKVEWTCDTVDNENLGRRSSKCCCIYEKPRAFGESSTESEDDDDDCCESAHCIRGHKKRTPGGQETPPASHDSASSMQH; this is encoded by the exons ATGGCGGAGTCTTCTGGGACGGCGGTGGGGGGAGGAGCCGCGTCCAGCACTGTGACCACCGAGAACGAGGCGCAGCCG GAGCCGCGCTCGCTGACTATAAAGCTGAGGAAGAGGAAGCCGGACAAGAAGGTGGAGTGGACCTGCGACACGGTGGACAACGAGAACCTGGGGAGGCGCTCCTCCAAAT gCTGCTGCATCTACGAGAAGCCGAGGGCATTCGGAGAAAGCTCAACCGAGAGCGAAGATGACGACGACGACTGCTGCGAAAGTGCTCACTGTATTCGGGGACACAAAAAGAGAACACCTGGGGGCCAAGAAACCCCTCCGGCCAGCCACGACAGTGCCAGCAGCATGCAGCACTGa